In Macadamia integrifolia cultivar HAES 741 chromosome 1, SCU_Mint_v3, whole genome shotgun sequence, a single window of DNA contains:
- the LOC122076051 gene encoding acyl-coenzyme A thioesterase 13-like, whose translation MDLDSVKRLLEREGEETESASIDAVPNKLPFFDRFILQGIQLDVIEPGRLVCSMKVPRSLVNSDNFLHGGVTGTLVDIVGALTMETVGAHETGVSVEINITYLDAAFPDEEIEVVGEVLRVGKAIGVVSVELRNKKTGKIFAQGRHTKYPVASSKL comes from the exons atggatttggattcagtGAAGAGAttattagagagagagggagaggagactGAAAGTGCTTCGATCGATGCAGTGCCCAACAAACTTCCGTTTTTTGACCGTTTTATTTTGCAAGGAATTCAGCTCGATGTCATCGAACCAGGTCGACTTGTCTGCTCCATGAAAGTCCCTCGTAGCCTTGTG AACTCTGATAACTTCCTGCACGGCGGGGTGACGGGAACGCTGGTAGACATAGTTGGGGCATTAACAATGGAAACTGTTGGAGCTCATGAAACCGGTGTTTCTGTTGAAATTAATATCACCTACTTGGATGCTGCATTTCCGGAT GAAGAAATTGAAGTTGTGGGGGAAGTGTTACGTGTTGGGAAGGCAATTGGAGTCGTCAGTGTTGAGTTGAGGAATAAGAAGACTGGGAAGATATTTGCACAGGGACGTCACACTAAGTATCCTGTTGCATCTAGTAAATTATAA